From one Culex quinquefasciatus strain JHB chromosome 3, VPISU_Cqui_1.0_pri_paternal, whole genome shotgun sequence genomic stretch:
- the LOC6050000 gene encoding CLIP domain-containing serine protease 14D, which translates to MYKLSGLLMPVVLLGLISLGSTLNLNDPCTNPNGEAGRCIFFRECQPLVSIYNKPLISPEESTFVRNSQCGTSNGKALVCCAGIQTANRISTLPRPNQCGLDLSDRIFGGQPTALDEFPWTALIHYRKPNGNFGFHCGGSLITSRYVVTAAHCINAIPRGWQVVGVRLGEYDLKNANNDCDSDGCADVPVDMDVEKITVHENYNAQTKSQYDDIALIRFTRDVGFTDYIKPICLPIGDAERLRNNVGVKAIAAGWGRTEIASASDVKLKVQLDITDPKACGQVYRSSGVTLRDTQLCAGGARGKDTCSGDSGGPLMIRVKTNYFLYGIVSFGPNKCGTKDVPGVYTSVVKYIDWIENNIQ; encoded by the exons ACCTAAACGATCCCTGTACCAACCCGAACGGAGAAGCCGGCCGCTGTATCTTCTTCCGCGAGTGTCAACCCCTGGTGTCCATCTACAACAAGCCGCTCATCTCGCCGGAAGAGAGCACCTTTGTCCGCAATAGCCAGTGTGGCACGTCCAACGGCAAAGCGCTG GTTTGCTGCGCCGGTATTCAAACGGCAAATCGCATCAGCACGCTTCCCCGGCCCAACCAGTGCGGACTGGACCTGTCGGATCGTATCTTTGGCGGCCAGCCCACCGCCCTGGATGAGTTCCCCTGGACAGCGTTGATTCACTACCGCAAGCCGAACGGAAACTTTGGCTTCCACTGCGGCGGTTCGCTGATCACGTCACGTTACGTCGTCACGGCGGCCCATTGCATCAACGCGATTCCACGCGGCTGGCAGGT GGTTGGAGTCCGGCTGGGAGAGTACGATTTGAAGAATGCTAACAACGACTGTGACTCCGATGGCTGTGCGGACGTTCCGGTTGACATGGACGTGGAGAAGATTACGGTGCACGAGAACTACAACGCCCAGACGAAGAGTCAGTACGACGACATTGCTCTGATTCGGTTCACCCGGGACGTCGGATTCACGGACTACATCAAGCCGATCTGTCTGCCCATTGGGGATGCCGAGCGTCTTCGGAACAACGTGGGAGTGAAGGCCATTGCCGCCGGCTGGGGCAGAACCGAAATAGCGAGTGCCAGTGACGTAAAATTGAAGGTTCAGCTGGATATTACGGATCCAAAGGCGTGTGGTCAGGTGTACCGTTCGTCCGGGGTAACCCTGCGGGATACGCAGTTGTGCGCTGGAGGAGCTCGCGGAAAGGACACCTGCAGCGGAGACTCGGGCGGCCCGCTGATGATCCGCGTCAAGACGAACTACTTCCTGTATGGAATCGTCAGCTTTGGACCAAACAAGTGTGGCACCAAGGACGTTCCCGGGGTGTACACCAGTGTGGTCAAGTACATCGACTGGATCGAGAACAACATTCAGTAA